One Desulfomicrobium macestii genomic region harbors:
- a CDS encoding protein-L-isoaspartate(D-aspartate) O-methyltransferase, translating into MNRADRESFTLKGFLRNRERMVREQIEARGITDERVLSVMRQVPRHVFVDEALQMQAYGDHPVPIGLGQTLSQPYIVALMTSLLVVRPRMRILEIGTGSGYQAAILAAMGAEVFTVERIKQLYITARSRLLQMKYFNVRVKLDDGTMGWPDQGPFDRIIVTAGGPEVPAPLLEQLTDPGIMLIPVGATRRDQRLLRIFKKEGRIHQEDHGSVAFVDLVGSHGW; encoded by the coding sequence ATGAATCGAGCAGACCGGGAGAGCTTCACGTTGAAGGGATTTCTTCGCAATCGGGAAAGAATGGTGCGGGAGCAGATCGAGGCCAGGGGGATCACCGACGAACGCGTGCTGTCGGTGATGCGTCAGGTTCCGCGTCATGTCTTTGTCGATGAAGCCTTGCAGATGCAGGCCTACGGTGATCATCCCGTGCCCATCGGTCTTGGGCAGACACTTTCCCAGCCATACATCGTCGCCCTGATGACATCGCTTCTGGTCGTCCGTCCGCGCATGCGCATCCTTGAAATAGGCACCGGCTCCGGATATCAGGCCGCCATTCTTGCGGCCATGGGAGCGGAGGTCTTCACGGTGGAGCGGATCAAACAGCTCTACATAACCGCCCGCAGCCGGCTTTTGCAGATGAAATACTTCAATGTACGGGTCAAGCTCGACGACGGGACCATGGGCTGGCCCGACCAGGGACCCTTTGATCGCATCATCGTCACGGCCGGAGGCCCCGAGGTGCCCGCGCCCTTGCTGGAGCAGCTGACGGACCCGGGCATCATGCTCATCCCCGTGGGCGCGACCCGAAGGGACCAGCGGCTGCTCAGGATTTTCAAGAAGGAAGGGCGCATCCATCAGGAAGATCACGGCTCCGTCGCTTTCGTTGACCTGGTTGGATCGCACGGCTGGTGA
- the bioB gene encoding biotin synthase BioB produces the protein MLHPLITRLSSQILDGKPLSEEQGNLLADLESGHTTELLFAANAITRAMGHRPFTCSITNAKSGTCSQDCRFCAQSGHYDTDSPTHALLPLEELIDRGLAMHQAGAACYSLVTSGLMLSIDEIDRIAACIDALKSRTSLQLSASLGLLNPDYARRLTRAGLTRYHHNLETARSHFPSICTTHSYDEDIATIRLAKEHGLRICSGGILGLGESWAQRVELAATLAELDVDTVPLNFLSPIAGTPLQDSPLLSVHDALKSVALFRFMLPKASITIAGGRERVLGDYQSWLPLAGANGMMIGNYLTTKGRDLDADLKMLEQGAWI, from the coding sequence ATGCTGCATCCACTGATTACACGTCTTTCCAGCCAGATCCTCGACGGCAAACCCTTGAGCGAAGAGCAGGGGAATCTGCTGGCCGATCTTGAAAGCGGGCACACCACCGAACTTCTGTTCGCGGCGAACGCCATCACCCGGGCCATGGGGCATCGCCCTTTCACCTGCTCCATCACCAACGCCAAATCCGGGACCTGTTCCCAGGATTGCAGATTCTGCGCTCAAAGCGGACATTACGATACGGACAGCCCGACCCATGCGCTGCTCCCGCTGGAGGAGCTCATCGACCGCGGGCTGGCCATGCACCAGGCCGGAGCCGCCTGCTATTCGCTGGTGACCAGCGGGCTGATGCTCTCCATCGACGAAATCGACCGCATCGCCGCCTGCATCGACGCTCTCAAATCCCGGACCTCGCTTCAGCTCAGCGCCTCCCTCGGGCTCCTGAACCCGGACTACGCGCGCCGTCTGACGAGGGCCGGACTGACCCGCTACCATCACAATCTGGAAACGGCCCGCTCCCACTTCCCGTCCATCTGCACGACCCACTCCTACGACGAGGACATCGCCACCATCCGCCTGGCCAAAGAGCACGGACTGCGCATCTGCTCGGGCGGCATCCTCGGCCTTGGCGAGTCATGGGCGCAGCGCGTCGAACTGGCCGCCACCCTGGCCGAACTGGACGTGGATACGGTGCCGCTCAATTTCCTGTCGCCCATCGCGGGCACACCCCTTCAGGACAGTCCGCTCCTGTCCGTGCACGACGCCCTCAAATCCGTGGCCCTGTTTCGCTTCATGCTCCCAAAAGCAAGCATCACCATCGCCGGTGGCCGGGAGCGGGTCTTGGGCGACTATCAGTCCTGGCTGCCCCTGGCCGGAGCCAACGGCATGATGATCGGCAACTACCTGACCACAAAGGGGCGCGATCTGGACGCGGATCTCAAAATGCTGGAGCAGGGCGCATGGATTTGA
- a CDS encoding acyl carrier protein: protein MNHFPTICSILAEILDLDPAEITPETYVIRTLKAESIDLLEIGVAMQHRLGIAVDDDLLFLKNVRIILNRAKRDNLGALSALESAYPYLPETRLQEILDDLAAGPVLQVRDLVAYAQAFPAATAGN, encoded by the coding sequence ATGAATCACTTCCCGACCATCTGTTCCATTCTGGCCGAAATCCTGGACCTGGACCCGGCGGAGATCACCCCCGAGACCTATGTCATCCGCACTCTCAAGGCCGAATCCATCGACCTGCTTGAGATCGGAGTGGCCATGCAGCACAGGCTGGGCATCGCCGTGGACGACGACCTGCTTTTTCTCAAGAACGTGCGCATCATCCTGAACCGGGCCAAGCGCGACAACTTAGGTGCCCTGTCGGCCCTCGAGTCGGCATACCCCTATCTGCCCGAAACCCGCCTACAGGAAATCCTGGACGACCTGGCCGCCGGACCGGTGCTGCAGGTGCGCGATCTGGTGGCCTATGCCCAGGCCTTCCCGGCCGCCACGGCAGGAAACTGA
- a CDS encoding SDR family NAD(P)-dependent oxidoreductase, with protein sequence MKLDFHGKTVLVLGGGCSIGLALTGLLLEEGLAVIPTHASEDGKAAIYRKFPELTGKSPWLDLGDKASQATLAPLLQTGVDYLVDLAHADHEVLLAASGETDMDAYFQANIANRLLLLKAVTRSMLARRFGRLVHLSSTAAAMPAPGQGFYCAAKRSAEGLYQSLALELGPRGITSLSLRLGLVDAGRGERFLDRENRRQDLSRKIVTVDQAAGTLLFLLSDQALALTCTTITMDAGLTAQKYA encoded by the coding sequence ATGAAGCTCGACTTTCACGGCAAGACAGTCCTTGTCCTCGGAGGCGGCTGCTCCATCGGCCTGGCCCTGACCGGCCTGCTGCTGGAGGAAGGCCTGGCCGTCATCCCGACGCATGCCTCGGAAGACGGAAAAGCCGCCATATACCGCAAATTTCCGGAACTGACGGGCAAGAGTCCGTGGCTGGACCTCGGCGACAAGGCCAGCCAGGCCACCCTTGCCCCCCTGCTTCAAACCGGGGTGGATTATCTGGTCGATCTTGCCCATGCCGACCACGAAGTGCTCCTGGCGGCGTCAGGCGAAACCGACATGGACGCCTATTTCCAGGCCAACATCGCCAACCGACTGCTCCTGCTCAAGGCGGTTACCCGGTCCATGCTGGCGCGCCGTTTCGGTCGCCTCGTGCATCTTTCTTCCACCGCCGCCGCCATGCCCGCTCCCGGTCAGGGATTTTACTGCGCGGCCAAGAGATCGGCCGAGGGACTGTACCAAAGCCTGGCCCTGGAACTGGGCCCGCGCGGCATTACGAGCCTGAGCCTTCGTCTTGGCCTTGTCGATGCGGGGCGCGGGGAGCGTTTCCTGGACAGGGAAAACAGGCGGCAAGACCTGTCACGAAAAATCGTGACCGTGGACCAGGCGGCGGGCACGCTGCTGTTCCTGCTCTCCGATCAGGCCCTGGCCCTGACCTGCACAACCATTACCATGGACGCCGGACTGACGGCGCAAAAATACGCATGA
- a CDS encoding hotdog family protein: MDLSLVSRDPLQMSVSFDPADSCFNGHFPGNPVVPGSLVTGLCLQAISSFLGHKGPLHIRRFSFSRFASPGEYALGIEDEGGTYLCTLSREDTIFAQGRITA; this comes from the coding sequence ATGGATTTGAGTCTCGTCTCGCGCGATCCGCTGCAGATGTCGGTTTCCTTTGATCCGGCCGACAGCTGTTTCAACGGACATTTTCCCGGCAATCCCGTGGTGCCCGGTTCGCTCGTCACGGGCCTTTGCCTGCAGGCCATTTCAAGCTTTCTTGGGCACAAGGGACCGCTTCACATCCGCCGTTTCTCCTTTTCCCGCTTCGCCTCCCCCGGGGAGTACGCGTTGGGCATAGAGGACGAAGGGGGAACGTATCTGTGCACCCTGAGCCGCGAGGACACGATTTTCGCCCAAGGCAGGATCACCGCATGA
- a CDS encoding CBS domain-containing protein: protein MFQVKNIMTKDVFTLNHNESLSAAKDLMDLARIRHIPIVDSQGKFTGLLTHRDILAATISELAGIDRQTQDEIESGIPIREIMQTDVVTVTAELSLKEAARLLLEEKYGCLPVVCDDKLCGIITEADFLRLTIDLMDAVEPED, encoded by the coding sequence ATGTTCCAGGTAAAAAATATCATGACCAAGGATGTTTTCACCCTCAATCACAACGAAAGTCTGAGCGCGGCCAAGGATCTGATGGATCTGGCCCGCATCCGCCACATCCCCATCGTCGACAGCCAGGGCAAGTTCACGGGCCTGCTTACGCATCGCGACATTCTGGCCGCGACCATCTCCGAACTGGCCGGCATTGATCGTCAGACCCAGGATGAAATCGAGTCCGGAATTCCCATCCGCGAAATCATGCAGACCGACGTGGTCACCGTCACCGCGGAACTTTCCTTGAAGGAAGCCGCCAGATTGTTGCTGGAAGAGAAGTACGGATGCCTGCCCGTGGTTTGCGACGACAAGCTCTGCGGAATCATCACCGAAGCCGACTTCCTGCGGCTGACCATCGATCTGATGGATGCCGTGGAGCCGGAAGACTAG
- the mgtE gene encoding magnesium transporter: MNAKKNSDPTPMDHASVQWLATSLDSQHPADTADELENLSLAEQLEYIQEMDVEDASESITEMERHDRNALMTQLSPDFAAAILEAMSPDDAADILEDLDVSIRARIFKKLEREDAEEISDLLQFDPDSAGGVMNTEILALDHSMNAQQAINLIRDRVEETEIPYYAYIVDEFRHLRGVLSLRDLLLSPGRTLLKELLHEQNLIYVSFDVDKEEVARLISRYNFLALPVVDHEQRLLGMVTVDDVIDIIQEEASEDMQSMVGAGRDETVVSPWTYSLRMRLPWLILNVLNSAVSAYVVHLFEGTIAQMAILAALMPIVANQAGNTGQQALAVMIRQLAMERFNRKKSWVAVLREAKIGTANGLIVGALVFFGLFIWTHNLGLAVVMAVALGLDMLLGAVAGASIPLILKELGRDPAQASSIFLTTLTDSIGFFTFLGLAAVFLF; the protein is encoded by the coding sequence ATGAATGCAAAGAAAAATTCCGATCCCACGCCCATGGACCATGCCTCCGTGCAGTGGTTGGCTACCTCCCTGGACAGCCAGCATCCGGCCGATACCGCCGATGAGCTGGAAAACCTGTCTCTGGCGGAACAGCTTGAATACATTCAGGAAATGGACGTGGAGGACGCTTCGGAGTCCATCACCGAAATGGAGCGTCATGATCGCAATGCGCTCATGACCCAGCTTTCGCCGGATTTTGCCGCCGCCATTCTGGAAGCCATGTCGCCGGACGACGCGGCCGACATTCTCGAAGATCTCGACGTCTCCATCCGCGCCCGCATCTTCAAGAAACTGGAGCGCGAGGACGCCGAGGAAATCTCGGACCTGCTGCAGTTCGACCCGGATTCGGCCGGCGGCGTCATGAACACCGAAATCCTGGCCCTGGACCACTCCATGAATGCGCAGCAGGCCATCAACCTGATACGCGACCGGGTCGAGGAAACCGAAATTCCCTACTATGCCTACATAGTCGACGAGTTCCGGCATCTCAGGGGCGTCCTGTCCCTGCGGGATCTTCTTTTGAGTCCCGGCCGGACGCTGCTTAAAGAGCTGCTGCACGAGCAGAACCTTATTTACGTATCCTTCGACGTGGACAAGGAAGAGGTCGCACGTCTCATCAGCCGCTACAATTTTCTGGCCCTTCCGGTCGTGGACCACGAGCAGCGCCTTCTGGGCATGGTCACCGTCGATGACGTCATCGACATCATCCAGGAGGAGGCCAGCGAGGACATGCAGTCCATGGTCGGCGCGGGTCGGGACGAAACCGTGGTTTCGCCGTGGACCTACTCCCTGCGCATGCGCCTGCCCTGGCTCATTCTCAATGTGCTCAATTCCGCCGTGTCCGCCTATGTGGTGCATCTATTCGAAGGGACCATCGCGCAGATGGCCATTCTGGCCGCGCTCATGCCCATCGTCGCCAACCAGGCCGGAAATACGGGGCAGCAGGCCCTGGCGGTCATGATCCGGCAGTTGGCCATGGAGCGGTTCAACCGCAAGAAGAGCTGGGTGGCGGTGTTGCGTGAAGCCAAGATCGGAACGGCCAACGGGCTCATTGTCGGCGCGCTGGTTTTTTTCGGCCTCTTCATCTGGACGCACAACCTCGGCCTGGCCGTGGTCATGGCCGTGGCCCTGGGGCTCGACATGCTCCTCGGCGCCGTGGCCGGAGCGTCCATACCCCTCATACTCAAGGAACTTGGACGCGATCCGGCCCAGGCTTCAAGCATCTTCCTGACGACCTTGACGGACAGCATCGGCTTTTTCACCTTTCTGGGGCTGGCCGCCGTTTTTCTTTTCTAG